The Setaria italica strain Yugu1 chromosome IX, Setaria_italica_v2.0, whole genome shotgun sequence genome has a window encoding:
- the LOC101762432 gene encoding organic cation/carnitine transporter 7 — translation METYTTDDALTMMGFGRFQALVLVYAGIGWVAESMELMLLSFLGPFIREEWNLSPENESMISSVVFAGMLLGACSWGFVSDKYGRRTGLLFSTIFTSGMGFLSALSPNYLCLVALRFLVGVGVGGSHVFTSWFLEFVPARNRGTCMIVLSLFWTLGTILEASLAWVVLPVLNWRWLLAFTALPCFLLLPFFGLTPESPRYLCVQNRMSDATAVLERMASSNQSILPPGVLTYHRETKVDHNSLASESECLLPVKEKDCTVDDAMSSESGSLAALRTLLSRNLLRSTLLLWFVFYANSFAYYGIVLLTSELSDANKSCATGVIFGLHQKKDTNIYKDTFITSLAEIPGLILSAILVDWFGRKASMWSMMFACCAFLGPLVLHENELLTTILLFGARACAMGSFTILCLYAPEVYPSYVRSTGAGIATAIGRVGGVVCPLVAVAMLRSCHQMEAIVVFEVVLCLAAVGCIFFPVETKGRGMD, via the exons ATGGAGACATATACTACAGATGATGCTCTCACAATGATGGGGTTTGGGAGATTCCAAGCTCTTGTCCTTGTCTATGCTGGTATTGGTTGGGTTGCAGAATCCATGGAGCTCATGCTGTTGTCGTTTCTTGGGCCATTCATACGAGAGGAGTGGAACCTCTCCCCAGAGAATGAGAGCATGATTTCAAGTGTTGTCTTTGCTGGCATGCTGCTAGGTGCCTGTTCTTGGGGCTTTGTTTCCGACAAATATGGACGCAG GACCGGTTTATTGTTTTCAACTATCTTTACTAGTGGAATGGGTTTTCTTAGTGCTTTATCTCCTAATTACTTATGCTTGGTGGCTCTTCGGTTTCTCGTTGGAGTAGGAGTGGGTGGCAGCCATGTTTTTACATCTTGGTTTTTGGAATTTGTTCCTGCACGAAATCGTGGCACTTGTATGATTGTCTTGTCCCTTTTCTGGACCCTTGGCACAATATTGGAGGCTTCACTTGCATGG GTTGTATTACCGGTACTGAATTGGAGGTGGCTACTGGCATTTACCGCCCTTCCATGCTTCCTCTTGCTTCCTTTCTTTGGACTTACACCTGAGTCTCCGCGCTACCTTTGTGTACAAAATAGAATGTCTGATGCAACTGCTGTCCTGGAGAGAATGGCCAGTTCAAACCAATCAATTCTTCCTCCAGGAGTTCTCACATACCATAGAGAAACAAAAGTTGACCACAACAGTCTTGCTTCTGAGAGTGAATGCCTTCTTCCTGTAAAAGAGAAGGATTGTACTGTAGACGATGCCATGAGCTCCGAATCTGGTAGTCTTGCTGCATTGCGCACGCTATTATCGCGCAATCTGCTCAGATCAACTCTTCTTCTTTGGTTTGTTTTCTATGCAAATTCCTTTGCTTATTACGGGATAGTGTTGCTGACATCGGAATTGAGTGATGCAAATAAAAGCTGTGCAACTGGTGTGATATTTGGCCTGCACCAAAAAAAGGATACCAATATTTATAAAGATACTTTCATCACTAGTCTAGCAG AAATCCCAGGTTTAATTCTGTCTGCTATTCTCGTTGATTGGTTTGGCCGAAAAGCTTCAATGTGGTCTATGATGTTTGCATGCTGTGCTTTCCTTGGACCACTTGTACTTCATGAGAATGAGTTGTTGACAACTATTCTTCTATTTGGTGCTCGCGCGTGTGCCATGGGGAGCTTTACAATTTTGTGTCTTTATGCTCCAGAG GTGTATCCATCGTATGTGCGCTCAACAGGTGCTGGGATTGCAACCGCCATTGGTAGAGTTGGCGGGGTTGTTTGCCCTCTTGTTGCCGTTGCGATGCTGCGGAGCTGCCACCAGATGGAAGCAATCGTGGTGTTTGAGGTGGTATTGTGCCTTGCTGCAGTGGGCTGTATATTCTTCCCTGTAGAGACCAAGGGCCGTGGAATGGATTAA